A genomic segment from Legionella micdadei encodes:
- a CDS encoding HEAT repeat domain-containing protein translates to MTKTDFFSPLPQEVLVRIYSNLGLKELLSAWHTGGKIQQRAIEDVLFKKNEIEFYSSQIQILTILSNVRSIFNGDDNYLHALGKKFAAKMKNPQLTLADRLQGLKLIGAIWHVHPDITLIVSKLYDQDPGVCQASLNSLAAIVPALEEKALAALVEPVINKLSDPNWKVHQAALNCLTAIAPVLKKETLRTLAEPVTNKLNDQNGDVRYSALTCLAVIVPTLEKETLIALIEPIKNNLNDPNPDVCQAALNCLDAMAPALEKERLATLVEPVKNKLNDQDLFVRSKALNCLAAMIPSLEKETRATFVELVTNKLNDKNLHVRQTACHFLVFLLANPENDLKIEIDSASLNTSESLLIHVVSDWINQIHKVSIQAEVAMQQEENPLINRL, encoded by the coding sequence ATGACAAAAACTGACTTTTTTTCTCCACTACCCCAAGAAGTTTTGGTACGCATCTATTCCAATCTAGGCCTTAAAGAACTTTTAAGCGCCTGGCACACTGGTGGAAAAATTCAGCAAAGAGCGATAGAGGATGTTTTATTTAAAAAAAATGAGATCGAATTTTACTCAAGTCAAATCCAGATATTAACAATACTCTCCAACGTGCGCTCGATTTTTAATGGTGATGATAACTATTTGCATGCCTTAGGAAAAAAATTCGCTGCAAAGATGAAAAATCCCCAATTAACCTTGGCGGATCGATTGCAAGGGTTAAAACTGATTGGAGCCATTTGGCACGTTCATCCGGATATTACGCTGATAGTATCCAAACTTTATGATCAAGATCCCGGAGTTTGCCAAGCATCACTAAATAGCTTAGCAGCCATAGTCCCTGCTTTAGAGGAAAAAGCGCTAGCTGCTCTTGTTGAACCCGTCATCAATAAACTCAGTGATCCAAATTGGAAAGTGCACCAAGCCGCATTGAATTGTCTAACAGCTATAGCCCCAGTTTTGAAAAAAGAAACTCTAAGAACTCTTGCTGAACCAGTTACAAACAAACTCAATGACCAAAATGGGGATGTTCGCTATTCAGCTTTAACTTGTTTAGCAGTTATAGTACCTACTTTAGAGAAAGAAACGCTAATAGCTCTTATAGAGCCTATTAAAAATAATCTAAATGACCCAAATCCGGATGTTTGCCAAGCAGCATTAAATTGCTTAGACGCCATGGCACCTGCTTTAGAGAAAGAAAGATTAGCAACGCTTGTTGAACCTGTTAAAAACAAACTCAATGATCAAGATTTGTTTGTTCGTTCTAAAGCATTAAATTGCTTAGCAGCCATGATACCTTCCTTAGAGAAAGAAACGCGAGCAACGTTTGTTGAACTTGTTACCAACAAACTCAATGACAAAAATTTGCATGTTCGACAAACAGCATGTCACTTTCTTGTCTTTTTATTAGCCAATCCTGAGAACGATCTAAAAATAGAAATAGATAGTGCTTCACTGAATACAAGTGAATCATTACTTATTCATGTTGTTTCTGACTGGATTAACCAAATTCACAAAGTTTCAATTCAGGCAGAAGTGGCAATGCAACAAGAAGAGAATCCCCTAATAAATAGGCTTTGA
- a CDS encoding NAD(P)/FAD-dependent oxidoreductase — protein MEQIEAIIIGAGAAGLMCAIEAGKRGRKVLILDHANKVGKKILMSGGGRCNFTNYYIEPHHYFSHNPHFFKSALSRYTQWDFIELVKKHAIPFHEKTLGQLFCDNKSKDIVDMLLVECEKAGVLIHLNTIIEKIQLMDTSHFKIHASRGTFLCNSLVIATGGLSIPTMGASPFAYKVAEQFGIKVWPTRAGLVPLTLDVIDKEKCSTLSGISIDSKVKNERNEFRENILFTHRGLSGPAILQLSSYWHPGEPISVNFLPGQNLFEDLKKARLEMPQKQLNSILSMYLPKRLVEVFIPPSLAETKLSELSNREMTTIAHQLHSWIVKPNGTEGYRTAEVTIGGVDCNAISSKTMEANDVPGLYFIGEALDVTGWLGGYNFQWAWSSGWAAGQVV, from the coding sequence ATGGAACAAATTGAAGCTATTATTATTGGAGCGGGGGCTGCTGGCTTGATGTGTGCAATTGAAGCAGGCAAACGCGGTCGCAAAGTTCTGATTCTAGATCATGCCAACAAAGTGGGTAAAAAAATTCTTATGTCCGGAGGAGGACGTTGTAATTTTACCAACTATTATATCGAACCCCATCACTATTTCTCTCACAATCCTCATTTTTTTAAATCCGCATTGAGTCGTTATACTCAATGGGATTTCATTGAGTTGGTAAAAAAACATGCTATTCCTTTTCACGAAAAAACGTTAGGGCAATTATTTTGTGATAATAAATCAAAAGATATTGTAGATATGTTGCTTGTTGAGTGTGAGAAAGCAGGAGTACTAATTCATTTAAATACAATTATAGAGAAGATCCAACTCATGGATACATCTCATTTTAAAATTCACGCCAGCAGAGGTACGTTTCTATGTAATTCATTGGTCATCGCCACTGGCGGCTTATCCATTCCTACTATGGGCGCAAGTCCCTTTGCTTATAAAGTTGCCGAGCAATTTGGAATAAAAGTCTGGCCAACCAGGGCAGGACTTGTTCCTTTGACCTTGGATGTGATTGATAAAGAAAAATGTTCCACTCTTTCTGGTATTAGCATTGACAGCAAAGTTAAAAATGAACGCAATGAATTTAGAGAAAATATTTTATTTACTCATAGAGGTTTAAGTGGTCCTGCTATTTTACAATTATCCTCGTATTGGCACCCTGGAGAACCCATCAGTGTTAACTTTTTACCCGGGCAAAATCTTTTTGAGGATTTAAAAAAAGCGCGTCTTGAAATGCCTCAAAAACAATTAAATTCTATTCTATCGATGTATTTACCCAAACGATTAGTAGAGGTGTTCATTCCGCCAAGTCTTGCTGAAACAAAGCTTTCAGAATTATCCAATCGAGAGATGACTACAATCGCACACCAACTACATAGTTGGATTGTAAAACCTAATGGTACTGAAGGTTATAGAACTGCAGAGGTCACTATAGGAGGAGTAGATTGCAATGCAATTTCTTCGAAAACCATGGAAGCAAATGACGTTCCGGGATTGTATTTTATTGGCGAAGCGTTGGATGTTACAGGCTGGTTAGGCGGATATAATTTTCAATGGGCCTGGTCTTCTGGTTGGGCAGCTGGCCAGGTCGTGTAA
- a CDS encoding ankyrin repeat domain-containing protein, giving the protein MTNIIIEFFNAIAQNDLEKIKKVKEQRIISGNACYKQLTALGLALSLGKEDVVKLLLEFERIDVNQPTQFRGKDGAIIYGTPLSICVHHNKPSLLQTLLEKNADPNLANQDKSIPLMWAFFFGHTECVNLLSAKSDWQSKDKNGLTVHDLHIASQVAEKDGYSSLYQYQKQHKCSHPALIARFKATQSQTGSAQPVQSLLTQSVQVRSVSAPALAETKKKTNQNPGVTRHITKKNPSNNLKGLVAKIKNLEAQIASKDELIESLRKEIEELKSLVAKQEMQISSTTMNCRYESITDEDEVTTDEDEVTTDEDEVTTDEDEVTTDEDEVTTDEDEVTRREIVVEEQDDKREDQDNRQTQQSEYSFFTRAHKLRIDYLLSNDDNSTPKLDSV; this is encoded by the coding sequence ATGACCAATATTATTATTGAATTTTTTAATGCAATTGCACAAAATGATTTAGAAAAAATTAAAAAAGTAAAAGAGCAAAGAATTATTTCCGGTAATGCATGCTATAAACAGCTCACAGCATTAGGATTGGCGCTCTCTTTGGGGAAAGAAGATGTAGTCAAATTATTGCTTGAATTTGAACGAATTGATGTAAATCAGCCAACTCAGTTTAGAGGTAAAGATGGAGCGATAATATATGGCACTCCCCTATCCATCTGTGTACATCATAACAAACCATCGCTATTGCAAACCTTACTAGAAAAAAATGCTGATCCAAATTTAGCTAATCAGGACAAATCAATTCCCTTGATGTGGGCATTTTTCTTTGGTCATACTGAATGCGTTAACCTTTTATCAGCGAAAAGCGACTGGCAGTCTAAGGACAAGAATGGACTCACAGTCCATGATTTACATATAGCCAGCCAGGTAGCAGAAAAAGACGGTTATTCAAGTTTATATCAATACCAAAAACAGCATAAATGTTCTCATCCGGCTTTGATAGCTCGATTTAAGGCCACACAATCTCAAACTGGTTCAGCCCAACCTGTACAATCTCTTCTAACGCAATCTGTGCAAGTTCGTTCAGTTTCAGCGCCAGCCTTAGCTGAAACAAAGAAAAAGACAAATCAAAACCCAGGTGTTACTCGTCATATCACTAAAAAGAACCCTTCCAACAATTTAAAAGGCTTGGTTGCTAAAATAAAAAACTTAGAGGCACAAATAGCATCAAAAGATGAACTTATTGAAAGTCTAAGAAAAGAAATAGAAGAACTTAAATCGCTTGTAGCGAAACAAGAAATGCAAATATCATCAACGACAATGAACTGTCGATATGAATCTATTACGGATGAGGATGAAGTTACTACGGATGAGGATGAAGTTACTACGGATGAGGATGAAGTTACTACGGATGAGGATGAAGTTACTACGGATGAGGATGAAGTTACTACGGATGAGGATGAAGTTACTAGACGTGAGATTGTTGTAGAAGAACAAGATGATAAACGAGAAGATCAAGATAATAGACAAACACAACAGAGTGAATATTCATTCTTTACCAGGGCTCATAAGCTAAGAATCGATTACTTGTTGAGCAATGATGATAACTCAACACCCAAGCTCGATAGTGTTTAA
- a CDS encoding GNAT family N-acetyltransferase, whose translation MQKKIRFATIDDFDFIYDSMREDLEEQGVLHRFKYSKEEFRKAIFGEKPLAHFLILLIDNQPAGFANYSIDYRNFTANSLANLYLNDLFIKKPYRRMRGATLLMDKLKEIAKQENCGRIEGVVLVENTEALEFYKKFLKAKIISDKLHYMRLELAQEV comes from the coding sequence ATGCAAAAAAAGATACGCTTTGCCACAATCGATGATTTTGACTTTATCTATGATTCTATGCGAGAAGATCTAGAAGAACAGGGAGTCCTCCATCGTTTTAAATATTCAAAAGAAGAGTTTAGGAAGGCAATTTTTGGTGAAAAGCCATTGGCCCATTTTTTAATACTTTTGATTGATAATCAGCCAGCAGGTTTTGCTAACTATTCGATAGATTACCGCAATTTCACCGCAAACTCTTTAGCAAACCTTTATTTGAATGATCTTTTTATCAAAAAGCCATATCGTCGCATGAGAGGTGCAACCCTATTAATGGACAAACTTAAAGAAATTGCCAAGCAAGAAAACTGTGGGCGAATTGAAGGTGTTGTGCTTGTGGAAAATACTGAAGCGCTTGAGTTTTATAAAAAATTTCTGAAGGCAAAAATTATAAGTGATAAGCTTCATTACATGCGTTTAGAGTTGGCACAAGAGGTTTAG